Genomic window (Zingiber officinale cultivar Zhangliang chromosome 2B, Zo_v1.1, whole genome shotgun sequence):
attgtcttttttagcaaagacaacagtttcacaaCTCATAAAAAAACGTTATCTTTTTTAGCAAAAGACAAGAGGTTTTAAATTAtaatcttttaataccaaagacaaataaaagataaatgaaaatgaatctacttcaatcaacaacatattattaaataaacaaccaagataaatatacaaattatcatccttacacttctataacaaacataattatTCGCATACAAAGAAATTTAATTAGGCGACATTCAAAGCTACTCCTATTGACTACATCTTATTACATGAACTTAAAGGATATTGATAGATATTACTTATCCTCTTGACTTGAATGTTCTTTACTTATTGGCTTTAACCATCTTCTCGCTTAAATCCTAAAGCCTTCTTGATAGTTATTCATCAAAGTACTTCCCAGTCACACCCCTGAGGTTCGGATGCAGTGCCACATAACATGCCACTTGTGAGAGTCTTGCTCCATCTGATGCACATGCAAAGTTGCTGCAACAAATTCTCTGAAATCAACAAGTCCATCGGTGTTGCTATCTATCTGTGGAATAACATAAATCATCAGTCCATCAGTTTCGACAAATTGGTAAGGTCGTGTACTGACGCTAGAGAAGGGTTACACGAATAGCAAACGAAAACATGGAAGCAGAGATTTAAGAATGGATAACAAATAGAAATCGGTTAAGGTATGTTAATCACAGATTAAAACTGCACGAGTAAGCACTAGCCAccaaaatagcaaataaaatacGGAAACAGAGATTTCTGAAACGAATAATGGATAGAAATCAGTTAAGGTTTTGTATGTTAATTACACATTGAAACTATGAAAAATAAGCTGAAACATTAATCATCCAAATTAAAAAAATGGAAGCAGAGATTTAAGAAATGCATAATGAATAGAGATCAATTGAGGTTCATTTGTTAATTGGTATCGACATTAATTTAAGATGGGTTCTTTTGAGCTTAGGCGGTGTACCTCTTTGTTGTTATGACGCATGCATGATTACTTATTAACAAGACGATTCATTGACTTCAAGAATTTAGGGTCAGGGCAATAGGCCTAACAAGTTCATTTAATTTCATCCTTTTGTGCATAATCATGCGATAGGAATGTGCTGGTGATCCAGTAAACCATTAAAGAATGCCGCAGCTtgccttttgttttctttttcatatatatatttttttatataaagttGCTTAATTTTCCCCCAAAACAAGGGGAAAATGTAAGAATGttgataaataaaaattttggaaataaaataaaaaaaactgttTCCAGTTTGTTTAAACAAACATTAATCACATATAGTGACAGAGATATACATTTTAGAAGTAATGCTGTAAGAAAAGTAGTCTCAGCGCAAAGCAAGTGATGGAACTATCAAATGTACAAACATAGTTTACGATgaatcaaagaaataaaaattatgtatctATAGCATTCCAATTTGCTAAAAAGAACTACATGTGTTGTACTAGCAATTTGTGAAGTAGTCCATAACAGATTGCTATCAGTATTAAATGCATAATTCAATAGAAACAGTATAGTAGCTGAATCAGCAGACAACTATAATAATGATATTGAACTGAGAGACTTACAACCTGAAGAATCTCTGGTACGCGTGGTCCTCTTAATCGCCAAGGCACATCCTTTGCAAGAGCCTGACCATGACCAAAAAATCATTAACAGCAGAGTCAGAGATAGTACATTTTCCAAATTGATTCTAATTTATGTAATGCGAATGGACCACTATATTGTGTAACACTTAGTAGACACTGGACAATGGAGAGAAGGTAGTCTGAAATGAAAAAAAAGTAAACAATGGAGAGAAGGCAGTACTAAATGAAAAAAGTAAGTACAAGAGTGGCAAATAAAATCAAGAAATATGTTAGACTTAGAGGAACTAAATGCTGCTCGAAGTCAtgagtctctctctctctctctataagGCAAAACCATGAAATaccttttaagtaaaaaattataattaaaacaaGAAACTAGTTACAATATCAAGTTCCAGTAGCAATGATCCACATGattgataaatatattattttttttgcatACCAGGTTGTAAAAAatatgcattatatatatatatatatatataaaagcaaaAAAAACCTCAAATCTTGTAAAATAATACTCATAGAGAATATCAGTGTCATGTTGATGCCTAAACCAAAGTTTCCAAAGCATGCAAGAAAAAGTTTATCAAGTCTAACCTGTTTCATTTCTTCAAAACTTATTAAACCACTTTTATCAACATCAATTACTTGAAACTGGTCCTTGAGATCAGCTAACTCTTCTTCATCCAGAATACTAGCTATTGCCTGCATAAAATAAATTAGCGTCTCAGCTGAGAACttgtttataaaaaataaataaactcctGAGAACAAATATCTACCCTTTAACAGATAAATCATGCTACCTCAGAGTATGCCATGTCTTCAAGAGCAAAGACACAATAAACAGTGATTGCAGAAATCTGCCAATTCCTAATCAAGCTTTGCTTAGCTTCCATGTACCATAGTTTCTTCAGTTTCATCACTAGTTTCTTTTGCCTCGTACCCAATCAAGGAAGCCTCTAGATCATCAATTTTTTCATGGTGCTCGTGCAAAGTCTCCTGCAAAAGAATGAACCATAAAATACAAAGATATATTGAGATGGATAAAGTGATCCTCTAATGATACATTCTCAGCAATAAAATGGAATCAGAGATAAGCCAAAAGCACCAACTTCAATAAGATTGATCATCCCCTGATGAAATGAACTCAGTTTGCCATCCCTATTAGGTCATAAAGGTTCTTCACAGTTATCTGGTCGGATCAAAATCCCTCCAATATAAGTATGTCAAATAGAATGTGGTTCCGACAAGAAATTCTCAAGCTCCATCTTGGTCAGGTAAATGAATCTAGACAACCATTATTTATACTCCTTGATTCTGCGATCTTGATGTGGCGATGCAGTTTTGACGCCCAGCACCGCCTCGTCTTCCTCGGAGGATGCTACAATTGCAAGCTAAGGTGTGCGTAGTCAGATGCTGGATTGGCGCTGTCAAAGTGCTTGGCGCCGGAGCCACTGTCAGAGTGTTCGTCGATCGTCGAAGAGATGGGGAAGGCAACACCTTGACGGCGGGAGCGATAGAAGAGAGAGATCACATGGTGTCATTGAGGGCTTCGACGCCTCCTTTGAGCTCTTAAACGGAAAGAATCCGGACGAAAAATGGTAGCTTTTCCACTCCGAGCAATCGATCTCCTTCTCCTCCGTAAGATCAGGCTTTTCATTTCTTTGTAACCAAAACCAAATTATTTGTCTGTTAAAAAAACATCAAATCGGAGAAAACACCGCTCAAGATTCTTCTTTCGTACTTCATCTGCAATGCTTTTGCCATCATCGTCGACCTTGTCGTTGGCGGTAGAATTAGGGCTCCAGAGTTGGGCGGAGCTCATCTAGTGTGTCTTATCCTTGCAATCTGCTTCAAGCTTCATCCCATTCCCACCCTCCTCTTCGCGATCGCTCTGAATGGATATGAATTCCTTGAAGTTGTGCCTGAGTCGCTTTCCTGAGCAGCGTTCAAGCTCCTTCCGGAGGAGGCGCGGTGCGGAGAAGGGTTTTGGCGAAGATGCGTTTTTCATGGACTTTTGGTGGAGATAGCTGTGGAGGCTAGGTTTTCGTGTAATTTTGAGGGAGGGGAATCGTTGTaacatatattaaaaatataatcacAGACAACGTTTCCTTGAAAAGCGTTGTCATTAACTCAACAAAAATACCCATAAACAACGGTTAAATGAAAAAGGGTTgtctttaataaaaaatataaattatagacAACGTTTttagttaaaaatgttgtaaataaaaaaaaagataatattttttaaaaaaaaatattattttttaagtgttgttaaatctcaattttcttgtagtgttgtggtggtggccgaaccacatctattcatggaatatttgtggtggtcgaatcatgctcggagaagaaggtggcttaggtggattctcatctcggtagatcgttacccacacaacgtccaggataagaaaaggaatacggtagaaggtcaagaggtcattaaagtttacaaaggaaggtataattagtaattaatttccgcatcatactagttgtatttcttttgtatgaattccaaacacaagagacattagattctagattttcggatttgtttcgaagatgtgtttctttttgttttgtttttcgaatttgtgattcgattgttccttttggttaacctagagttatttaaggaaataaatattagctttccttaaaaggctttgcctaggcggtggtggttgctctcatatccaagaaggtcatgtgcctcgccatgcagtcctggaagcaaattttggaaattaatatttatggaattaataacttagatagatttgaatcaatagtgttaagttccgcttacgattcaaatataaaccattaagaacagataagttaaatttggaatcaatgatgttaagttccgtctgcgattcctaattaaacttctaaagaacacaataggttatttaaggaaatgttcgacacttgtaaaaaaaaaatttgtacagtaaAACTGATACgtttttctaggactaaccaacacttatGCATAATTTTTTGGTGGAGGTGGATGTCCAGG
Coding sequences:
- the LOC122047359 gene encoding calcium-dependent protein kinase 4-like isoform X2 translates to MKLKKLWYMEAKQSLIRNWQISAITVYCVFALEDMAYSEAIASILDEEELADLKDQFQVIDVDKSGLISFEEMKQALAKDVPWRLRGPRVPEILQIDSNTDGLVDFREFVAATLHVHQMEQDSHKWHVMWHCIRTSGV
- the LOC122047359 gene encoding calcium-dependent protein kinase 4-like isoform X1 produces the protein MKLKKLWYMEAKQSLIRNWQISAITVYCVFALEDMAYSEAIASILDEEELADLKDQFQVIDVDKSGLISFEEMKQALAKDVPWRLRGPRVPEILQVIDSNTDGLVDFREFVAATLHVHQMEQDSHKWHVMWHCIRTSGV